Part of the Arachis hypogaea cultivar Tifrunner chromosome 6, arahy.Tifrunner.gnm2.J5K5, whole genome shotgun sequence genome, atgtattattttttattatgtgatgaatttatgttttaattgtttaattcactaatattgtttatttaactaatttaatatcataccctCATCTTTATAtctttcaaattagtttttatataataatctctatatttattttaaaaaaattatttatttttttatattaatatatttaatatttatattattatattaataatgacttacatagttatattttggtaagcacattatgtactttagatattattttcttgtaaaaaaaattcatttttcttctaaatttacgttgttaaaagaaaaaattttataaagatatCTTATATCTTGTATTTTATAAGGATATTGtgtctttcaaataattaataatttataatttatttttaaatttttttaaatttttaaaaaaattaattttaattaataagatatgtgataattttaactaaacacactataaattattagtattttataattttataatgtatcattgatattgttatatttttttatgtaattatcatattaaaataaaattataaaaaaaattataattatatatatattttaataaatcttttaaaaaattaattctaataactatatgttaattatttttatagaataaaaaaattaatctaaaatttGGCTccccatattaaaatttttagatccgtGCCCAAAGTAAAGTATAATCTATAAATTTTAAATCTCAACACTGACTGTTTGATTAACAAGAAATCCGTTAACTTGTTCTCTCTCTCTAACACAAGTAAATAACCAACCCTGAGACTGCGGGCAAAGTTCACTTGCATAACTGAGTCAGTGTGTGTTGGAGCTCTGAATTTTGAACGCGAGACAAGAAACACTTCAAGCTCAaagctgtttctttttcttttgggttAATAATGGCGATTTCTGGTGATCTTAGGGTTTATGCTACTGTTCCTTTATATCACTCTCGTTCACAACCACGAATCTCCTCTTTCCCTTCCCCAAAGGTTTTATCCTCTCTGTTTTTTCTTTCTCCTGttattcttttgttcttttttttcacCTGTCCGAATTAGATGATTGGTTTATTTCTGTATGAAATTCGGTTAAATGTTTCTTTCCATGGTGAATTGAAATCCCAATTGCATGATATATCTTACAAATCAGGGCATATCAAGTGGTATTTGATGAGGggtattttactttattttattttgttattatttttaggaaTTGAAGTCTTTGGGGTCGTCAATGTATCTCttatgattttgaaattttaggtcatacaaattcacatttctaattttgATATtccctctttttattttatttattttttcaacttCCGCATTTAGCTGTCAAGTTTGTAAAAAATCATGGAGTTGATTTGCTTGGTTTAACATGCTTCTGGGAACCTGGTTTTAAAGCTTGCACCCATAATGAACTTCTTGTTATTGTGTACAGCATGtcgaaataagaataaatttctGGTAGCTCTCAGTTACAAATATTGGGTGTACAATGACAGAGACACACGTCTCCTTTGGTCTATGGTTAGAATTCATTTTCTTTGTTATTGTccttattactattattagtaTTATAAGGTACAAATTCATTATGCTTGGGATGTTTTGGAGGCTATGTTCCGTCTGTCTACATTCTGCAGCAATAGCGTTTTTGgcttttgttgttgttaaattatattattttttatctttattttaagctGATTGAAAGTAACAAGAAATCTCACTAGGTCAAGATAATGTGGACTATGTGGCAACCTGCAATCCTGCATCCATAAGTTGTAAAGTTGTAATACTATGTAATTGCTCACACCACAGTAAGACATAACTGCTTTTCAACCTTATTTCATTTGCTTGGAAGTATGAGTTGTATCTAGTATTTGTTGATAGTTAATAGTTATTGATGGATTAAGATTTTATTGATTAGAATAGTATATTAAGATACAAGTTTTGCATGAGAAAAGAGCGAATTATCAGAGAAGCAAGTTGCTATTCTTCCTGATGACCTAAGCCATCTCATTGTCTCCAATCAACCGAATGTCCCCTCACTGTCCTTTGCCCTTCCATATTCACATTCTCTTCAATGGTTCCCACAACCATCTCCAGTTCATTCCCATTTCTGCACTTGatctccttttcttctttcattaATAAACCTTGGATTCTCTCAATCAGCCTGTAATCTTGCAGCCTGTTAGGGACGTGTATTATGGGGTGTCCAAAGTCCGCATTAAGTAGTCTGGGATGTTTGATATTGTATTTAAGGAGACTGATTCTTTCCCCTTAATACTAGCTTTTAAGGTGTGGTTCCTCATTTTCCTTTGGTACTTAACACAGCTTCTTTTGTTTACATGGGTTAGAGGTCCCTTTGCTGATTGTCTTATTGGCAAATAAAAACCTGCATTTAATTGGGTGGACTAGTATGATTAAAGAGTTTGTGAGACTGCAGTTTTCAATATAGTTTTAATAAAATGCTGTTGTTTAATCTTTGTGTTTGGATATTTTTATTCTGATGCCTGTGTCTTGCTGCCTTTTGACTGGACAAGGGTACAAATAACGTAGAAAACCTCTCCAGTTGTGGGGATAAGGTTTTATGTATCTACTGTGCTCAAACCCGGAGCGTCATGCACCAGGCCACATGTCTTATAGATGTTTAATTTTTCATTGTTGATGACTGCTATTCAAAAATGCTCATGGTTTGTTATATATTATGCATATCTCACAAAAAGAATTAGCAAGAATATGAATGCCTTATCACTAATACCCTAGTTTTCTGCCTAATAGGTGGATTTCAGTGGTTACTCAAATGGAGCGTCTAGCATCTCTGAATTCACCCCAAGATGTCCCAGCCTGACAATTGTACGTCGCAGCAATATGCGTGGCTTTTGCAAGCCAGTTTCTGGAGTCCTTGAAGGTCCCAAGTTTTCATCAAAATCTGTTAGTCCAGAAGCTGAGAACTTCCTCCTTGATGCTGTTAACATGAGTTTCTTTGAGCGATTAAATTTAGCTTGGAAGATAGTTTTCCCATCAGCAGTATCTAGAAAAAGTTCGAATGCTAGAATTGCCAAGCAACGCTTGAAGATGATCTTGTTCTCTGATCGATGTGAAGTAAGTGATGAGGCAAAGCGAAAAATTGTTAACAACATTGTGCGTGCTCTATCAGATTTTGTGGAAATAGAGTCACAGGACAAAGTTCAGCTGAGTGTCTCTTCTGATATAGATATTGGAACTATTTACTCTGTCACTGTTCCTGTGCGGCGTGTTAAGCCAGAATATCAAGATATGGATGAAGTTGGGACAATAACAAATATTGAGTTTAAGGAGACCGGAGACAGTTCTGGTTCTTCTGTcgatgttagatttgatttctttgttCCGGATGAAAGGTCTTGAGGGTTGATTTCTTTGTCAAGAGCTTATGACTTTGAATCCTCTAGCAGCGAAACCACTTCGAAGTTCTGTATATATTTATTTGATTGTTGACAATTGCTGTAGGGTGTCTAAAGCGTTTGTTGAGAAATTTTGTGCCTCCTCTGTTACTGTTAGTTTAGCTTGATTATTTTGTTTGAGTTAATGTTATGTTTTCTGTACTTAACATGGATAATAGGGTTTTCTTACTTGAGTGTATGAATCATAATCTTTTCATTAACATGCTTGTTCTTATTGGCCTTTGCAAATAAGCTTTGACCAGATTAGTTAAACCTAATTCATCCATAATTGTTACTCTGCATTATAACCATGTGTCAGATTCAGACATGGTTTTCCTCAACATttgcaaataactaatttttttaattttatttttctactttaaaaaCTGagctttattttttcttcatctttccAAAAAatcgattctttttttttttttgcttttattttttcttcatctttccAAAAAAtcgattcttcttttttttttggtcaggatGTTGATCCATTTTCGGAGTTACAAATTTCATATATACAGAAATCCGTTCCATTTTATagaccttttcttctttctttctttcgacCTTGAGTGTTCAAGTTCTATCCAAATTCCAAATCATGTTGTTggtaaagaaaagaagaaaaaattattgGGTGGACGGGATATTGAACCCGACGTGAAACGAACACGCAACCTTCTGATCTGGAGTCAGACGCGCTACCATTGCACCACGGATCCACCGGTTACAAAGACCTGCATGTTTAACTTAAATAAAGTATCATAAGTAATTTCATTTGTTTCGTGGGCGGGAGTTCATCAATTTGAAAGGTCACCATTGTCACATCCCAGAGCACCACATCTCCTTGTTCTCATGCGCTGAAATTGAAAATGAAGGGTGATAACAGCGATTCGTTGCTGTTGAAGTTGGAAGCACCAACGAGAGACGCCATCTCCAGAGTCCGATTCGCTCCCCACTTCAACAACCTCCTCATCTCTTCTTGGGACTCCGTAatcctcatctctctctctctctctctctctctctctctctctctctctcatcttttgaGAAAGTTACTTTAGTTGCTTATTGAGTGGTGAAATTGCAGAGTCTTCGGTTGTACGATGTGGACGCTTCATTGCTCAGACTTGAAGCTCCTTCCGAAGCTCCCCTCCTCGATTGTTACTTCCATGACGAAGCCGTTGCTTTCTCCGCCGCCTCCGATGGCTTAATTCGAAGGTcccattttttgtttaattaaatatctcctaatatttattgtttaattcgAAGAGAACTTAGGTCTCATGATGTATAGTGTATACTTGTTTAAACTTTGAAGTATTCCAGGATCCCGGCATGTGGTTTTCGGAATCACTTAGTTGCCATAGTTAGTTAGTGAGCTTCAAAATTGAGATTGGTTACTTAGTTAGTTGACGCAATTTGCTGTGTCAGCAAGTTTCCTTTATTAAGCTATTTGGAGTTCTAGTGTGTGTTTATTGATTATGTCAGAATTGATTTTGAAGTAAAATGATCTATGTttgatatattttgttttgttgcttcttttttttttcactaaatgATTTCAactatccatgataaataattgaatCTGAGATTTTCACTTctgttataattaattttggcTTCATAATCAATTATGAAATTTTGGTCCACACCATAATTGATTATGGGTGCATCAAAATGGTAATCCAAACATGCAAATAGTGGATCACATTCCTGACATCATTGTTTAAGAAACAACTTCAGTCTTCAAAAATTTAGTACCACGTATACTTGATTGAGCAACAAGTCAGTTTGCAAAATCGAAGGTTCACTGTTTGACTTAAAGTGAAATTGTGAATGGCATGCTGCATTATGCTGATAGTGATAGAGCAGGTACATTGAATAAATGCCCAAGGGAATGTGATGGTTTGTTTGATAGATTTTTCATACCTTCGTTTTGCTGTGGAAGGTTGAAAATATAAATACAGCTAAAGATGTTGGATGAATGTGTAAGAATGAGGGAGAAATGGGAAATGGGGTGCTCTGAATTTGAATTGTGAactgttaaaattctttattgacTTTGGTTAATAAGCAATGAAGCATGTGATCTGTTGTATATTCCATGTTGTGGTTTTCTAGCATCCATGTTACCCTTAAGAAAAAGGCTTAATGGCTTGACTTGTTTTGCAGTGGATGTGTTTGGCTTTATATTATTtctttagcatgttttgtttgaCTTCTTTTGGCTAAACTTTATAGGTATGATCTGGATTCAGGAATTATTGATACAATGGGTGGTCATGATGATATAGCATCGTGCATTGGATATTCCAGTGAAACATGTAAGCTATTGACCAAATCTTTGATGCCCTTTTATAGTTGTAACCTTcaccttttaatttttcatttattgaTAATGTTGGGCATATCGGCAACTAATTAATAATCCTTCATGTTGATACTGTTGCTCTCATGTTTAAGCATATATGAACGAATACGAATAATTCATACATGTTACTGAAAACCTCTGAGACAGGTTGTATAGCAAACTAAATGTTCATTTATCTTTTACAACAAACTTTCAACAATAAGCTTTTGACTGTTTCTGAACAGTCGAGTAGATATTCATACGTAGAGCTCAATAAATTATTGGTTACGAAGAAGGTCCAAAATGCTTTTACAATATTTAGAGATAACATAAAACGTCAATTTAAAGGCAGATTACTTGCTTTTACTTAAAAACACAGTTGCAGTATCATAAATGTTTTGTATGCTAactttgctttttcaattgtaatTATGAACTATACATACTTGTGATGGTCATAAGCTTCATCATATGCTTAAACTTGCATTAGAAGTAAAACCATTGGGATGCTGGTATCAGCAGGAAAAAGGTCTACCGTGAAGTTCATATTGTTAGTCGCAGGGACGGAGCCCaaattttaagaaactatatttatatatgagatatgtgtttaaaaataaaaaaatattatgtaatttaatagtttcatatgtattattttttattatgtgatagatttatgtcttaattgtttaattcactaatattttttacttaatttatttaatatcatACTCTCAAATCTTTGTAtctttcaaattagtttttatataataatctctatatttatttttaaaaaatcatttatttttttatattaatatatttaacatttatattattatattaataatgacttACATAGTTATATTTTTGTAAGCACATTATGtactttagatattattttcttgtaaaaaaaatactcatttttcttttaaatttacgttgttaaaagaaaaaattttataaagatatCTTATATCTTGTATTCTATAAGGGTACTGtgtctttcaaataattaataatttatagagaaaaagacaaataggtccctgaccttttgttcTGCAGATATTTTTGTCCTtaatcattgaaaaatacttttaagtccctgaccttcacaaaatttggacggatcagtccctgacggaagcatttggacggagggactgatccgtccaaattttgtgaaggtcagggacttaaaagtatttttcaatggtcagagaCGAAAATGTCTACGGAACAAAAGGTTAGGGatctatttgtcattttctctaatttataatttatttttaaattttttaaaatttttgaaagaattaaatttaattaataagatatgtgataatttttaactaaatacgctataattattggtattttataattttataatatactattgatattgttatatgtttttatgtaattatcatattaaaaataaaattgtgaaaaaatttataattatatatatattttgataaatcttttaaaaaactaactctaataactatatgttaattatttgtatggaatgaaaaaaaaaaaatccctctaaattaaaatttttgcatGCGTCCCTGCACAAAGATAGAGTTgccaacaataatttaaaatatca contains:
- the LOC112755682 gene encoding cell division topological specificity factor homolog, chloroplastic, producing MAISGDLRVYATVPLYHSRSQPRISSFPSPKVDFSGYSNGASSISEFTPRCPSLTIVRRSNMRGFCKPVSGVLEGPKFSSKSVSPEAENFLLDAVNMSFFERLNLAWKIVFPSAVSRKSSNARIAKQRLKMILFSDRCEVSDEAKRKIVNNIVRALSDFVEIESQDKVQLSVSSDIDIGTIYSVTVPVRRVKPEYQDMDEVGTITNIEFKETGDSSGSSVDVRFDFFVPDERS
- the LOC112755684 gene encoding mitotic checkpoint protein BUB3.3-like, which codes for MKGDNSDSLLLKLEAPTRDAISRVRFAPHFNNLLISSWDSSLRLYDVDASLLRLEAPSEAPLLDCYFHDEAVAFSAASDGLIRRYDLDSGIIDTMGGHDDIASCIGYSSETCKLLTKSLMPFYSCNLHLLIFHLLIMLGISATN